Proteins encoded within one genomic window of Pedobacter africanus:
- a CDS encoding FecR family protein — MENSKAKDLLKRYSEGKCSPEEAALVETYYNQFNVGPGSELTEETLEKNLDLVWENLSTRPKKNNPKLWYSLAAAIAMVTVSVGLFYALQPRHTLEPSAVLSAELNHIAPGSANAVLTLADGSKISLDSASKGRIATQGNVALNRGADNRLVYTNGRDVTTTNMLNTIETPKKGEFQLNLPDGTKVWLNAASSLSYPVAFSGKERSVVLTGEAYFEVAHNKKMPFKVRTGTQELEVLGTHFNINAYGEGRGIRTTLLEGSVRLNQIGSTEKRLLKPGQMAVLRGETFEVEPADTESEIAWKTGYFIFNEEEIQFVMQKISRWYDVNVTYSPGVLEKKLKFGGIVSRNRNLAVVLKTMERTGKVHFRLEGEKNIVVLPNN, encoded by the coding sequence ATGGAAAATAGTAAGGCTAAAGATTTATTGAAAAGATATTCCGAAGGAAAATGCAGTCCTGAAGAAGCCGCTTTGGTAGAAACCTACTATAATCAATTTAACGTCGGGCCAGGTTCAGAATTAACTGAGGAGACATTGGAGAAAAACCTGGACTTGGTATGGGAGAACCTCAGCACACGCCCTAAAAAGAACAATCCTAAACTGTGGTATAGCCTGGCCGCTGCAATCGCAATGGTTACAGTTTCTGTCGGTTTGTTTTATGCTTTGCAGCCGCGGCATACCTTAGAGCCGTCAGCCGTGCTTTCGGCTGAGCTGAATCACATTGCCCCGGGTAGCGCAAATGCTGTACTTACGCTCGCTGATGGCAGTAAGATTTCATTGGACAGCGCATCGAAGGGGCGTATTGCCACGCAGGGCAACGTAGCCCTTAACCGTGGGGCGGATAACCGCCTGGTATATACAAATGGCAGGGATGTAACGACCACAAACATGCTCAATACCATTGAAACACCTAAAAAAGGGGAATTTCAACTCAATTTACCCGATGGCACTAAAGTTTGGCTTAATGCAGCATCCTCTTTAAGTTATCCTGTTGCTTTTTCAGGGAAAGAAAGGTCAGTTGTACTTACTGGTGAGGCCTACTTTGAGGTTGCGCATAACAAAAAAATGCCATTTAAAGTACGCACGGGCACACAGGAACTGGAGGTGCTGGGTACCCATTTTAATATAAATGCTTACGGAGAAGGCAGGGGAATCAGGACAACGCTTTTGGAAGGAAGTGTAAGATTGAATCAAATTGGAAGTACTGAAAAACGACTATTAAAGCCTGGTCAGATGGCGGTGCTCCGAGGAGAAACTTTTGAAGTAGAACCGGCAGATACCGAGTCGGAAATTGCATGGAAAACCGGTTATTTTATTTTTAATGAGGAAGAGATCCAGTTTGTGATGCAGAAGATTTCGAGATGGTATGATGTAAATGTAACCTACAGTCCGGGCGTTCTGGAGAAGAAACTCAAATTCGGTGGTATCGTATCCAGGAACCGGAATTTGGCTGTGGTACTGAAAACAATGGAGCGCACAGGTAAGGTGCATTTTCGGCTTGAAGGTGAAAAAAATATAGTTGTACTACCAAATAATTAA
- a CDS encoding SusC/RagA family TonB-linked outer membrane protein, with product MKLSIAVLLIGMMQASAASFAQKITISRKNTALQPVFNEIAKQSGYDFFYDAHTLKDAKRISIDVRGVSINEALEICMEGQALSYTIENKVVVVRKREIPAKSLAALTIRGTVADESGQPLIGASVVVKNTKNAVVTNAKGDFELKNVAEDATLIVSYTGYLSQEVPLNNKNNIRVILKEDNQALNEVVVTALGIKREEKALGYAITKVKGEDLMDAVSNNWTDALSGKIAGLNMIKSGGGPAGSNKIILRGESSLSGDNSALVVIDGVIVSSKITEGNGAYLGSESPVDFGNGISDLNPEDIDNITVLKGPGASALYGYRGANGAIIITTKSGKPMQKGLGISFNSNATLATINRWPDYQYEYGQGAAGQDTWYSYLATEDGASTRSTGSAWGVKFDGQEYYQYDPATNTRGTERTPWIPYKNNRKDFFETAATFTNSLSISGGNAKTNARLNFTNLKNTWIVPNTGYDRNTIALSVSQKVSDKLTIASKLNFNNKYSKNLPSTGYNNQTIMYSMISLVPNADINWYKNYWVPGSEGITQISPFSSNVDNPYLQAYEMLNGSRRNQLVGNVTATYDFTKELSLMIRSSMDWSGEARSQQRPKDTERFKDGMYRTQDIFQQEVNSDFLLTYKPEINKSFDANFSFGGSAMKNNYKMVEMRADRLRYPQIFTFANSKDLVIPISRRSDYAVNSLYGLAQFGYKDKLYLDFTLRNDWSSLLATSNSIENVSFMYPSVNLSAVLSEVFTLPSQVSFLKLRASFAEVGGSGVTPYLTGYDYNPTEFPSGAANPVAIANGNLKPERSRTLETGIDARFFKSRLGIDFSFYHSNVRDQILRTPIDRASGWSSIILNSGLVRNQGVEAQINGVPVKTKSFTWNVFGTFAANRNTVVSLADSINTYIMQSGPRGTMEARVGKRMGDLYGLGYQRSPDGQIVYNSQGYPVLTQETMYLGRATPDFTASFGSDFRYRQFRAKFLIDGQYGAVAYSHSHVALAIAGKLKKTLPGRYNGIIGNGVQQNADGSYRPNDVIATNISAYYNEHFKGDNVEANVFSTDYIKLREARVDYVLPAKMLKRLGLQTAMIGVYGRDLFMISGWPAFDPEFGTLGSSDIQRGFEIGQFPSTRSFGLNLSFSF from the coding sequence ATGAAACTCAGTATTGCTGTCTTACTGATAGGGATGATGCAGGCCAGCGCAGCATCTTTTGCCCAAAAGATTACCATTAGCAGGAAAAACACGGCGTTGCAGCCGGTTTTTAATGAAATAGCGAAACAGAGCGGCTATGACTTTTTTTATGATGCCCATACACTTAAGGATGCAAAACGCATCAGCATAGACGTCAGAGGAGTTAGCATTAACGAGGCCCTGGAAATTTGTATGGAAGGACAAGCGCTTTCTTATACCATAGAGAACAAAGTTGTTGTTGTAAGAAAAAGGGAAATCCCGGCAAAAAGTCTTGCCGCCCTTACGATAAGGGGAACAGTGGCAGACGAGAGCGGGCAGCCGCTTATCGGGGCCTCTGTGGTAGTAAAAAATACAAAAAATGCGGTGGTAACGAATGCAAAAGGGGATTTTGAACTGAAGAATGTAGCTGAAGATGCCACTCTGATTGTTTCCTACACAGGGTACCTGAGCCAGGAAGTCCCGCTGAACAATAAAAATAACATCAGGGTCATACTTAAGGAAGACAATCAGGCCCTGAATGAAGTGGTGGTTACTGCACTGGGCATAAAAAGAGAAGAAAAAGCCTTGGGCTATGCCATCACAAAAGTAAAGGGAGAGGACCTGATGGATGCGGTTTCCAACAATTGGACCGATGCGCTTTCAGGCAAGATCGCGGGCTTGAACATGATCAAATCCGGTGGAGGCCCTGCAGGTTCAAACAAGATCATTCTGCGCGGCGAAAGCTCATTGAGCGGTGACAACTCAGCCCTCGTTGTAATAGATGGGGTTATTGTCAGCTCCAAGATTACAGAAGGGAATGGTGCCTATCTGGGTTCCGAGTCACCGGTAGATTTCGGAAACGGGATCAGCGACCTGAACCCGGAAGACATTGACAACATTACTGTCTTAAAAGGGCCCGGAGCTTCTGCATTGTATGGCTACAGAGGGGCAAACGGCGCAATCATTATTACCACTAAATCAGGGAAACCCATGCAAAAAGGACTGGGCATTTCCTTTAACTCCAATGCTACACTAGCTACCATCAACAGATGGCCGGATTACCAGTACGAATATGGCCAGGGAGCTGCAGGGCAGGACACCTGGTATTCTTACCTGGCAACAGAAGATGGAGCAAGTACAAGGAGCACAGGTTCTGCCTGGGGCGTTAAATTCGACGGACAGGAATACTACCAGTACGATCCTGCCACCAATACCCGTGGAACGGAAAGAACCCCATGGATACCTTACAAGAACAATAGGAAGGATTTTTTTGAGACAGCGGCAACATTCACCAATAGTCTCTCCATCAGTGGGGGCAATGCAAAAACCAATGCCAGGCTCAACTTTACCAATCTGAAAAATACCTGGATCGTTCCCAATACCGGCTATGACAGGAACACAATTGCGCTTTCGGTAAGCCAGAAAGTAAGCGATAAACTGACCATAGCCTCCAAGCTGAATTTCAACAATAAGTACAGTAAGAACCTGCCATCAACCGGATATAACAATCAGACGATCATGTATTCTATGATTTCATTGGTGCCAAATGCCGACATCAACTGGTATAAAAACTATTGGGTACCCGGATCAGAAGGAATTACGCAGATAAGCCCTTTTAGCAGTAACGTCGATAATCCCTATCTGCAGGCTTATGAAATGCTGAACGGTTCGAGACGAAATCAGCTGGTGGGTAATGTTACAGCTACCTACGATTTTACCAAAGAACTGAGTTTAATGATTCGGTCATCTATGGACTGGTCTGGTGAAGCACGTTCACAGCAAAGGCCAAAAGATACAGAACGTTTCAAAGACGGGATGTACCGCACACAGGATATTTTTCAGCAGGAAGTGAACAGTGATTTTCTGTTGACCTATAAGCCAGAAATAAATAAAAGCTTTGATGCCAACTTCTCTTTTGGAGGAAGTGCGATGAAGAACAATTATAAAATGGTGGAGATGCGTGCCGATCGTCTGCGGTACCCACAGATCTTTACCTTTGCTAACAGTAAAGACCTTGTCATCCCTATTAGCAGAAGGAGCGACTATGCTGTAAACAGTTTATACGGACTGGCACAGTTTGGTTATAAAGACAAGCTTTATCTTGATTTTACTTTAAGGAACGACTGGAGCAGTTTGCTGGCTACTTCAAATTCAATTGAGAATGTCTCTTTTATGTACCCTTCTGTGAATTTAAGTGCGGTACTTTCTGAGGTATTTACTTTGCCGTCGCAGGTCTCATTTTTAAAGCTGCGGGCCTCTTTTGCTGAAGTTGGCGGCTCGGGGGTAACCCCGTACCTAACGGGGTACGACTACAACCCTACAGAATTTCCTTCGGGGGCCGCCAATCCGGTTGCTATTGCCAACGGCAACCTTAAACCTGAAAGGTCCCGGACACTGGAAACTGGTATAGATGCACGGTTCTTTAAAAGCAGACTGGGTATAGACTTCAGCTTTTACCACAGCAACGTGAGGGACCAGATCCTGAGGACCCCGATAGACAGGGCCTCGGGCTGGTCGAGTATCATCCTGAATTCGGGACTTGTCAGAAATCAGGGTGTAGAAGCTCAGATCAACGGAGTTCCAGTAAAAACAAAATCGTTTACCTGGAATGTTTTCGGAACATTTGCTGCGAACCGCAATACCGTGGTTTCCCTGGCCGACAGCATCAATACCTATATTATGCAAAGCGGGCCAAGGGGTACCATGGAAGCAAGGGTTGGCAAAAGAATGGGCGACCTCTATGGCCTGGGCTACCAGCGTTCGCCAGATGGTCAGATCGTTTACAATAGCCAGGGTTACCCGGTTCTTACCCAGGAAACCATGTACCTGGGCAGGGCAACGCCCGATTTTACCGCAAGTTTTGGAAGTGATTTCAGATACAGACAGTTCAGGGCGAAGTTCCTGATCGACGGACAGTATGGAGCCGTGGCTTATTCCCATAGCCATGTTGCCCTGGCCATAGCCGGCAAGCTAAAAAAGACACTGCCAGGCCGGTACAATGGTATCATTGGAAATGGGGTTCAGCAAAATGCGGATGGTTCCTATCGCCCGAATGATGTGATTGCTACCAATATTTCAGCCTACTACAATGAGCATTTTAAGGGAGACAATGTGGAGGCCAATGTATTCAGCACAGATTACATTAAACTAAGGGAAGCCAGAGTGGATTATGTATTGCCGGCAAAAATGCTGAAAAGACTGGGGCTTCAGACCGCAATGATTGGGGTATATGGCCGAGACCTGTTCATGATCAGCGGATGGCCGGCATTTGACCCGGAATTTGGTACACTTGGCAGCAGCGATATCCAGCGTGGCTTCGAAATCGGCCAGTTTCCTTCCACCCGGAGCTTTGGGCTCAATCTCTCATTTAGTTTTTAA
- a CDS encoding IPT/TIG domain-containing protein translates to MIKKLLYITSVATLLFTACGKEEQAIPLNPVIKSILPAQGPAKTIVTIKGKRFSTSADGNIVKFAGINARVVLATDTLLQVEAPEDGGTGGITVTVMGRTSKGPVFSYGEIAIEYINSTYSGAAAGDAIGSLDEARFRSPEGLIMDSKGNLIVADRGNNRIKMITPTGQVSVIAGSGVAGAVDGAADVAQFRNPYKVGIDKDDNIYVADNGNHRIRKIAAGTGVVTTIAGSSAGFLDGVGTAARFNGPIAIATDLNGNIYVADNNNHAVRKIAPSGLVTTIGGNGVTGYSDGVWPNVRFANPSGLAVDANGDVLVADRKNNRIRKITVNTGVVTTIAGTGVRESIDGNGLKSGFSEPFGISIDAKGNYYIADLTSHMLRLMRPSGDVITIGGDGTAGFLDGGKTGSKYNQPTDAVADQNGIIFVADLSNARIRKITPGSPL, encoded by the coding sequence ATGATAAAGAAATTGCTTTACATAACATCGGTCGCCACGCTGCTCTTTACGGCTTGCGGCAAAGAAGAACAGGCCATTCCGCTCAATCCTGTTATCAAATCCATTTTGCCTGCGCAAGGGCCTGCAAAAACAATTGTTACCATAAAAGGTAAGCGTTTCAGTACAAGTGCCGACGGCAATATCGTAAAGTTCGCAGGGATAAACGCCCGCGTGGTATTGGCTACAGACACCTTACTGCAGGTTGAAGCGCCTGAAGATGGCGGAACGGGTGGCATCACAGTTACTGTGATGGGGAGAACGTCGAAAGGACCGGTATTTTCCTATGGAGAGATTGCAATTGAATACATCAACAGTACGTACTCCGGTGCAGCAGCCGGTGATGCCATAGGCTCCCTTGATGAGGCCAGGTTCAGAAGCCCGGAAGGACTGATCATGGACAGTAAAGGCAATCTTATCGTGGCCGACAGGGGCAACAACCGCATTAAAATGATCACACCCACTGGACAGGTTTCTGTAATTGCAGGATCAGGTGTGGCTGGAGCCGTTGACGGCGCTGCAGATGTAGCCCAGTTTCGTAACCCCTATAAGGTTGGAATAGATAAGGATGACAACATATACGTTGCAGACAACGGAAATCACCGCATCCGGAAAATTGCGGCCGGTACCGGAGTTGTAACAACCATTGCGGGAAGCTCGGCCGGATTCCTGGATGGGGTAGGCACAGCCGCCCGCTTTAACGGCCCCATTGCCATCGCTACCGACCTGAACGGGAACATCTATGTAGCCGACAACAATAACCATGCTGTCCGGAAAATTGCACCGAGCGGATTGGTTACCACCATTGGCGGAAACGGCGTTACGGGATACAGCGACGGCGTATGGCCCAATGTGCGCTTTGCAAATCCCTCGGGACTTGCTGTTGATGCCAATGGCGATGTGCTGGTAGCGGATAGAAAGAATAACCGGATCAGAAAAATAACGGTAAATACCGGTGTGGTAACTACCATTGCAGGTACGGGAGTAAGAGAGTCTATAGATGGAAACGGTCTAAAATCGGGATTTTCTGAACCTTTTGGTATATCCATTGATGCAAAAGGCAATTATTATATCGCCGATCTGACCAGCCACATGCTGCGGCTCATGCGCCCTTCTGGAGATGTGATTACCATCGGGGGAGATGGTACGGCTGGATTTCTGGATGGCGGTAAAACAGGTTCAAAATACAATCAGCCTACTGATGCAGTGGCAGATCAGAACGGAATCATTTTTGTGGCCGATCTTTCCAATGCACGCATCCGTAAAATAACTCCAGGCAGTCCACTTTAA
- a CDS encoding DUF5689 domain-containing protein has product MKRIKYKMPAFITAVIMLMGCEKDNTAAGLISPVVGVDFIRNLYNGDDLTLTSDMVMGATQVAGIVISDAASLNVAPGELLIQNVSKNKLAGISLDFGTASLSSYRPGDSVKVDLSGATLVRRKGKLQISGLNPSGITKVKSGMETIVRTLALSELFSNFQAYESTLIRINSAGFMPVPVAGDTFEGDKLMDDGTGGSIYLSTQSTALFAAESLPMNATFVGVATYFNATKNSNIGAKQLLRMRNESDVNNASGTVYAKFPEDFEAPAASEKAIFDMPATANNVALKSGSWNLHQCIFGAVRNSDRFDPRGNQCIRMQKNLSVPALLQMNFDLPNGASKVTLVYGAYGTEPSSTWRLEYSQDAGASWKAAGEEVSDASAVAKSVTFNLNIKGNVRFRVNKLGLGVSNVPFLLNGLLNIDSFTVYQNID; this is encoded by the coding sequence ATGAAAAGAATTAAATATAAAATGCCGGCCTTTATTACAGCAGTAATTATGCTGATGGGCTGCGAAAAGGACAATACCGCAGCAGGCCTGATCAGCCCTGTTGTGGGCGTAGATTTTATCCGTAACCTTTATAATGGTGATGACCTGACCCTCACAAGCGATATGGTAATGGGGGCAACCCAGGTTGCGGGTATAGTTATTTCAGATGCTGCTTCATTGAATGTAGCTCCAGGTGAATTGCTGATCCAGAATGTCTCGAAAAACAAACTTGCCGGAATTTCACTGGATTTCGGAACGGCCAGCCTGAGTTCCTATAGACCTGGTGACTCGGTTAAAGTTGATCTGAGTGGTGCAACCCTTGTTCGCCGCAAGGGGAAACTCCAGATCAGCGGGCTAAACCCTTCCGGAATAACCAAAGTAAAATCTGGTATGGAAACCATTGTAAGGACCCTTGCGCTCAGTGAACTGTTTTCCAATTTTCAGGCTTACGAAAGTACGCTGATCAGGATCAATAGTGCAGGTTTTATGCCTGTTCCAGTTGCGGGCGATACCTTTGAAGGGGATAAGCTGATGGATGATGGCACGGGGGGCAGTATATACCTGAGTACCCAAAGTACGGCATTGTTTGCAGCTGAAAGCCTACCTATGAATGCTACATTTGTAGGGGTTGCAACCTATTTCAATGCAACTAAAAACAGCAATATCGGTGCAAAACAATTGCTTAGGATGCGTAACGAGAGTGATGTAAACAATGCCAGCGGCACCGTATATGCTAAATTTCCAGAAGATTTTGAGGCACCGGCAGCGTCAGAAAAAGCAATTTTTGATATGCCTGCCACTGCGAACAACGTTGCATTGAAGTCTGGGAGCTGGAACCTGCATCAGTGTATCTTCGGTGCGGTACGGAACAGCGACAGGTTTGACCCGAGAGGCAACCAGTGTATCCGAATGCAGAAAAACCTGAGTGTCCCTGCGCTTTTACAGATGAATTTCGACCTCCCAAATGGGGCCTCTAAGGTTACGTTGGTATATGGGGCTTATGGTACTGAGCCTTCTTCAACCTGGAGGTTGGAATACTCACAGGATGCCGGCGCAAGCTGGAAAGCTGCAGGGGAAGAGGTTTCAGATGCTTCGGCGGTGGCCAAAAGCGTAACTTTTAACCTGAACATTAAGGGAAATGTACGCTTCAGGGTGAACAAGCTGGGGCTTGGTGTGTCCAACGTACCCTTTTTGCTCAACGGACTGCTCAATATAGATTCATTTACGGTTTATCAAAACATTGATTAA
- a CDS encoding TIM barrel protein, whose protein sequence is MRTNLQLLILLVLLLFSGVAGARQEPKRLKLGYSIAITAITPQKMTYAKSVGIDYIEVSMNPLVGKNREFKLNDAQLLARAKQAKKAADDAGIKVWSVHMPYAKDIDLSLLKEEERLQAVALHQKVLTYCKILQPEIVLFHPSYYLGLNERDMRIKQLVKSVATLNMIVKQIGSAMVVENMLGFELLADAKRERPLCRTVEETRQIMDMLPADVYSAIDMNHIKHPENLILAMGKRLRSVHIADGTGKQENHYFPCSGQGQNNWVAILKALDQVGYSGPFMYESAYKDVKDMKPCYDSLYQNLLQSDKIDSILIAKNFPLLLQMEKKGTAEKALLKNKQLQQILTAQRERVHQAINSCKTVSCYAEAVKWNQKEVNEIGNELIRLKINGLERDTAVLRKSWNKCAMGINRIFDVYISSKAPRYPKIDSISFKRGDTLFLAQVQQLLNHKITGEKRLPFFELPLRTAIDILKLNGRDEAARYEPLNSGLNAAPFLKVGHTDWKAFKYSMILVPGLGPEVPGMALDPNGAKRCEAAVLRYKQGLAPFIVVSGGQVHPFRTPFNEAVEMKKYLVEKLGIPEDVVFIEPHARHTTTNIRNASRMIFRFGMPADKPVLIVTDTSQSKYIVERMGKTAMRDLGYLPYKNLAAQSPEDTVFYPIIQSQEPDPFDPLDP, encoded by the coding sequence ATGAGAACCAATTTACAACTGCTCATTTTGCTGGTGCTGCTCCTGTTCAGCGGAGTTGCAGGAGCCAGGCAAGAGCCTAAACGTCTGAAACTTGGATATTCTATAGCCATTACCGCTATTACACCGCAGAAAATGACCTATGCAAAATCGGTTGGAATAGACTATATAGAAGTATCCATGAACCCTTTGGTTGGCAAAAACCGTGAATTTAAACTCAATGATGCACAGCTGCTGGCCAGGGCAAAGCAGGCAAAAAAGGCTGCCGACGATGCCGGCATCAAGGTCTGGTCTGTACATATGCCTTACGCAAAAGATATAGACCTCTCGTTGTTGAAAGAAGAAGAACGCCTCCAGGCAGTGGCATTGCACCAGAAAGTATTGACTTACTGCAAAATCCTTCAGCCTGAAATTGTACTCTTCCATCCCAGTTATTACCTGGGTTTAAATGAAAGGGACATGCGTATTAAACAATTGGTTAAATCAGTAGCTACCCTGAACATGATCGTTAAACAGATCGGCTCCGCTATGGTTGTAGAAAACATGCTGGGCTTTGAGTTGCTGGCCGATGCAAAGCGGGAGAGACCTTTATGCCGTACCGTGGAGGAAACCAGGCAGATCATGGATATGTTGCCTGCTGATGTATATTCGGCTATCGATATGAACCACATTAAGCATCCCGAAAACCTGATTCTGGCTATGGGCAAACGCCTGCGCAGTGTACATATTGCCGATGGCACAGGGAAACAGGAAAACCATTATTTCCCATGTTCAGGTCAGGGACAAAATAACTGGGTGGCCATACTTAAGGCCTTGGACCAGGTAGGCTATAGCGGGCCGTTCATGTACGAAAGTGCCTATAAAGATGTGAAAGACATGAAGCCTTGTTACGATAGTTTGTACCAGAACCTGCTGCAGTCAGACAAAATAGATTCCATCCTGATTGCCAAGAATTTTCCTTTGCTGCTCCAGATGGAAAAGAAAGGTACAGCTGAAAAAGCATTGCTTAAAAATAAACAGCTCCAACAAATCCTGACTGCACAGCGCGAACGGGTACATCAGGCGATCAACAGTTGTAAAACAGTTTCCTGCTATGCCGAAGCAGTAAAATGGAACCAGAAAGAAGTCAATGAAATTGGCAACGAACTGATCAGGCTAAAAATCAATGGGCTGGAAAGAGATACCGCGGTTTTAAGGAAGTCCTGGAACAAATGTGCCATGGGCATTAACCGGATTTTTGATGTATACATTTCTTCCAAGGCACCCCGGTACCCAAAAATTGACTCTATCAGTTTTAAACGTGGAGATACACTTTTTCTTGCCCAAGTACAGCAACTGCTGAATCATAAAATTACGGGGGAAAAGCGGTTGCCATTTTTTGAGCTCCCACTTCGCACCGCCATTGATATCTTAAAGTTAAATGGCAGAGATGAGGCCGCACGTTACGAGCCTCTGAATTCCGGCCTTAATGCAGCACCTTTCCTGAAAGTAGGCCATACCGATTGGAAGGCCTTTAAATACAGCATGATCCTGGTGCCTGGTTTAGGTCCGGAAGTGCCCGGAATGGCTTTAGATCCCAATGGTGCTAAACGTTGCGAAGCTGCGGTGCTGCGTTACAAACAGGGCTTAGCACCTTTTATTGTGGTTTCTGGCGGACAGGTGCATCCATTCAGGACCCCATTCAATGAAGCTGTTGAAATGAAAAAATATCTGGTAGAAAAATTGGGTATTCCCGAAGATGTGGTTTTTATTGAACCGCATGCCAGGCATACCACTACTAATATCCGCAATGCCAGCCGAATGATCTTTCGTTTTGGCATGCCTGCAGACAAGCCGGTGCTGATTGTTACAGACACAAGCCAAAGTAAATATATTGTTGAACGGATGGGGAAAACAGCCATGAGAGACCTGGGCTATCTGCCCTATAAAAATCTGGCAGCACAGAGTCCTGAGGACACAGTTTTTTATCCGATCATACAGTCGCAGGAACCCGATCCTTTTGATCCGCTGGATCCTTAG
- a CDS encoding SusD/RagB family nutrient-binding outer membrane lipoprotein — translation MKKIITTVLFAVTLVSCTKEFKEINTSKNGVKNTTPETLLTSALHDVITRNLNRAMRLTNELMQVHVTTSDADEIHRYVIRPLESDYMWNNWYLQLTNFKDMYKGASVIKSNNYMGIALIMDVWVSSLITDTYGDVPYSQANQGKEQGILQPKFDSQQSIYASLFSKLEEANTRLKAATEIPDAEKGLEPLYNGDMVKWRKFGNSLYLRLLMRVSGRTELNAAAKITEIVDTRKADYPIFTSNDDSAILRFQSTPPLVSEFYNYRDLDFNSGSGLGEFFINNLNNWEDPRLEKWATKFENSYQGIKSGYPVGQVPAVKSRYSISLKNEPLLGNIMNYAELQFILAEASVRGLVSGTAQTYYENGVKAAITMWGYTVPSDYLTATTAKWDPTNNAYQMTEKIMLQKYYALFFTDFQQWFEYRRTGFPILPKGEGLQNGGQMPSRLKYPVNVQSLNSANYKEAVANMGGDDLNVKVWWNK, via the coding sequence ATGAAAAAGATCATAACAACAGTCCTGTTTGCAGTTACATTGGTTTCCTGCACCAAGGAATTTAAAGAAATCAATACCAGTAAAAACGGGGTTAAAAATACAACTCCTGAAACATTGCTTACCTCTGCCCTGCACGATGTGATTACCCGGAACCTGAACAGGGCCATGCGGCTCACGAACGAATTGATGCAGGTGCATGTAACCACCTCGGATGCTGATGAGATCCACCGTTACGTGATCCGTCCGCTCGAATCTGACTACATGTGGAACAACTGGTACCTGCAGCTCACCAATTTCAAAGATATGTACAAAGGTGCGTCAGTAATCAAGAGCAATAATTATATGGGAATTGCATTGATTATGGATGTGTGGGTAAGTTCCTTGATTACAGACACCTATGGTGATGTGCCTTATTCGCAGGCCAACCAGGGTAAGGAGCAGGGCATATTACAACCTAAGTTTGACAGCCAGCAAAGTATTTATGCGAGCCTGTTCAGCAAACTGGAAGAAGCAAATACCAGGCTAAAAGCCGCTACCGAGATTCCTGACGCAGAAAAAGGGCTGGAACCACTCTATAACGGTGACATGGTAAAATGGAGAAAATTTGGGAACAGTCTGTACCTTCGTTTACTGATGCGGGTCTCTGGCCGTACTGAACTGAATGCTGCAGCTAAGATCACAGAAATCGTAGATACCAGAAAGGCAGACTATCCGATTTTTACCAGTAATGACGATTCGGCCATTCTGCGCTTTCAAAGCACGCCGCCATTGGTTTCTGAATTTTACAACTATCGCGACCTGGATTTTAACAGTGGCAGCGGTTTGGGAGAATTTTTTATCAATAACCTGAACAACTGGGAAGATCCACGCCTGGAAAAATGGGCCACCAAATTTGAAAATTCCTATCAGGGGATTAAAAGCGGTTATCCGGTTGGTCAGGTGCCTGCAGTAAAATCGCGCTATAGCATCTCTTTAAAAAACGAGCCCCTGCTGGGCAACATTATGAACTATGCTGAACTTCAGTTTATCCTGGCTGAAGCTTCGGTAAGAGGACTGGTGTCGGGTACTGCGCAGACCTATTATGAAAACGGCGTAAAAGCTGCAATCACCATGTGGGGTTACACTGTTCCGTCCGACTACCTGACCGCAACTACTGCAAAATGGGACCCGACAAATAATGCTTACCAGATGACCGAAAAGATCATGCTGCAAAAATATTATGCCCTGTTCTTTACCGATTTTCAGCAATGGTTTGAATACAGGAGGACAGGCTTTCCTATTCTTCCAAAAGGAGAGGGACTGCAAAACGGTGGGCAGATGCCTTCCAGGTTAAAATACCCGGTAAACGTGCAGTCGTTAAATAGTGCCAATTACAAGGAAGCCGTTGCCAATATGGGCGGCGACGATTTGAATGTTAAAGTTTGGTGGAACAAATAA